The sequence TTTCTCTAAAGCCCCCTTTCGGGTCGGGCAAGAAGATGCAAGCGACGTGTTCGCCAACGCCCCGTTCCCACGCGCACACCTCACAGCTCCTCAGCAGCTCGACGTGTTTTCTCAGGCTCCCTTCGGAAAACGAAAGGAAGCTCAGCCCAAGACCTCATATCCTTCCGTGCCCCCTGATCAAGGCGTGTTGGGTCAAGTTGCCCAACAACCATTCCGCCCGCAAGCTCTGGCCAAATATTCCCGACACTTTGAGGGACCCGTGCCCCAGCAGCCAGTAGCAGCTCACAGAGTAGTGACTAACGTGAGCAGGCAAGCCGCCGTGGCGTCCGTCCCCGTTGGACCTCTTCACTCATGGACCTCAGAAGTGAGCGCTGTCGACCCGTTCGTCTCTGCACCCTTTCACCTCAAGGCCCCGCAAGAAAAGCCCTGAGGGCACGCTCAGAGGCCAGGGCTGTGGGTGTCACCGAATTATGCAAACAGGCACACTGCATGCTGTCACCAGCGCTGCAGCTGGACTGCAGGCCTGCATGGATCTCATTCTTAACTGGCTCCAACTAGCTCTGATAGCGCAAGGTCATCTTTACACTTGAATGCTCCGTTAGAGTAAGAAAACTGATATCATACCCAGACTCCTcattggttttcttttttagtttacTGTAACattcttttacttttcaaacAGTCCTTATAACTTTGGtacatacatttaaacaaagacaaacacggTGGTCAAgcatttgattgttttcttgcCTACCTCAGTTACTTTTTGCGTCAGCACTAAAACACCGCACCCTTTTTGGCAGTTTCATCTCCTGCACGTTTGAGCTTTACTTGTGAAACTATGATCCGAAAACACCTCATTGCCCCACGGCGATAGCTCTCAGAACGGGCGGGTTCAGCTTGAACCACAAGGTCATAACTTCACAGAGGCCTCGAAGAGGAGAAGACGCTGAGCAGCACTGTTAGTAAGTGAAACACATCGGCAGTCTCTCAGCACTACTGCgatttttgtgaaatgttgtttCAGAGTcgcatcaaacaggaaatctgAAGTTACAGTTATGATCGTAGATAGTTTTTGGTCTTAATGCTTGACAGTTTTTCATGAAGCAGATGCTGGATAATAATGCATACACATTTCTATGACAACACTCGTTGATattaaatgtaacttttttgttttgttccaaactttttgcatttttgtcacATGTACTATGTTTGTGATCACTGTCCTGTCCGATGAAAATGGAATATCAGTGTTTATTCCATGTAATGTACGAACCGTATATAAATGTTAGGCTTAGAGAATACATGATAGTACTTCCTGTGTTTATATCAATGTTTAacattcacttttatttgtttctccTTATTTTACAAGTCTGACGCCTTACACTCTTACTGTACTTCCCTCCTGCCACATCAAACGGCATAAATCACTTTTGCCTTTTGTGCCCTCTGAAAAAACTGCTGCATTTACGTCATTTTATTGCACTTGTGTTCACCACCAAATAGTAGCGCACAATCGTGTACAACTTCCTTTTCCGGTCTGCAGTACGCTAATGCACCAAGATGTTCATTCAGCTCTTAAATGCATCTCTATCGTGGGCATCTCTATAAAGTCCACATGTGTACTAACTGTGACTCACACTTACGAACAACTGAAGTGAATACTGATATTGCAACTTTAAACAAATGCTTTCCTGCAgtcacacaaatatttacaGCACTTGCGCTTCGCAGTTCCAGTCAGGGATTGTAATAGTTGTATCGTGTAAGTGAGATCTCGAATGGTGACTGATTGATGACATTCcttttttgaatttatttccatcaccatttgggaatattttattgtctttgtgcTTTTGTAAAATCATGGAACACTTTTTGGTTCCCACCATAGCACTTTTTAGAAAGAGGGATCCAACCTGTTTCAACCCAAAGGTTAATTCATGTACTTCTCCGTTGCAATGTAAAatcctctgtttctccttttgttttctaaGTGTACAATCTTTTTTCACACATGCTCACTTCTGTCACCCATCTCGTATACATGAAGGTTGCACATAGTCACCGACGTAGAGCCGGGGCTCCCTAAGAATGTGTTTTGATTGTAACACAGCTGTCAAGAGTATTTTGACCAATGTTATAAAGGAGGATTCAACAACTGACGATATTGTTGGACAAAAAGCACTCGAAATACTTGTTATGCTGCACAGCCTGCCTTTGAAAACTATGTTGTAagtcaaaatttaaaaaaatcaattaaatgaatgtaaatcaAATTGTGCGCAGTCTTTGCAGTTATTTATCATCACTGAAACATAGTTGTGGATGTAATTGAACACATGTATTTAAATACTGTACTTTAGTACAGTTTGAGGTGCTTTTAAGTGTGTATTTTACTCTGACCTGTACCtctgaaaccatctgaaacGTACTTTTACATTTAACTGAAAGCTGTATTcagataaacttttttttttttcagatttttcacacaaaatgtttttaatagctTCACCTTCACCTGCTAGAACATTATGTTAGTTCTTAATAACACACATAACAATATAATCCAGCATTTTTTATATAAGAATTCTTTTCTTAATGGGAATTTGAACTTTTCATACTTTGTTTTTGATACCttcagtgcttttacttttcaaTGTAAGTCCTCCACCACTTAAAACTGACCTGAACAGGTTTATTTTCAGTGGTTAATGTATTGTTCCCTGcagtaataaaatgtaaaatctagAAATTCCGTTTCTTTATGTCACAAAAAAGGATGAGCGACAAAAGGTGACCTTTTTAAAGCGACACTTTCGGTATTTTGCGGTGTGGTTTCACAGGTTTGTCGCTAGAGGGcggtaccacacacagacacaccggAAGTCAGCTGGCATTAAACacccagaagaagaagaggcgcTAATGTTGTGGTTCTCGTCTTTATTCAATAACGACATTGTTTACAAAGTATGCGGTAAGAAGTAAGTGCTTACAATTATAGAACCTGTAATAAACCCCATTCATGCAATAGTAAACGAATTTAAACAACGTAACGTAAAGATGCGCGTTTTTCTCAACAGTTTAGGTCACGAGAGCACGCGCCTTTTCACGCTAGCTAGCTGCTCCGCTCGTGAATGAGTTTTTAGgttgtttttgtatcattttttgTAACGTAAAGCTGAAacgggtttgtgtgtgtgtgaacttggACTGTGAACAGGTAGCGTCTGTGCTGCCTTGTCCTGAGCACCATGGCCACTCAGAGAGTGCTCCCCCAAAGCAAAGAGACTCTGCTGCAGAACTACAACAAGAGGCTGAAGGATGATATCAGGTCCATCCTGGACAACTTCACAGAAATTATCAAAACGGCCAAGGTACCcgtttctctctgcctccctgtttctctctcagtctgccACTTTCTCTTCTGATCCTGTACATGCGCCGTCTGTTGTATTTTTCATCTTCTGTCCCTCCAAACTCACGAGTGTTGTTCTCATATTCTCACCCTGTTTCTTCTGTCCAGATTGAGGATGAGACGCAGGTTTCCAGAGCAACCCAAGCAGAGCAGGACCATTATGAGATGCACGTCAGAGCAGCCAACATTGTAAGTGTGTTAAGGATAAATAGAAATAGTGCAGGAGTGCATCAGCTATGCAAAAATCCTTAAAAATGCATCCTGATATTTTTGGTATGTTTGGAAAGTCTGAGATCTCCACCAGTATGTAAAGTGAAGTTACCTTGGTTTGAGTATCGTGTGATGCTTTGCATAGGGTTTCTTTGAGTAGCTGACACCGAGCAGAGAAAgcgttttattttttttttaaacccatttCCCCTCTTCTGTGTCGTTGTATCAGGTGAGAGCTGGTGAGTCCCTGATGAAGCTGGTGTCCGATCTGAAGCAGTTCCTGATTCTGAACGACTTTCCCTCCGTGAACGACGCCATCAGCCTCCAGAACCAGCAGCTCCGCTCGCTGCAGGAGGAGTGCGACAAGAAGCTCACCTCGCTCCGTGACGAGATCGCCATCGACCTGTATGAGCTAGAGGAAGAATATTACTCCTCCAGGTACAAATAGGCTCATACTtgccccaccccaccccatccCACCGCCCCTCTGTTGTCCCATGCCCACCATTCACTGCTGAGCCCCAAAGGAGGGTTTAGTTCGGCCAACATCTAAACACGACACCTTTTAGGCTGAATTTATCTCATCATCACATCCAAACGGCACCATTCATCAACACAAAGCTGAGGGTTGTTGTGACTGGGCTCTTCTCACTAAGTGACTTGTAGGTTAGTAAGTGCCTTGACTTTTTTACCCGCTCTATGACGTGTGTCATAATTGGTCAGAGTAGGAGGACTTCAGCGTTAAAGGGTTACACAACTGAATATCTGCAATGTAAATGTGTCCAGCTATCGAAATACAACAGTTCAGCATGTATTTTGGGACATTTGATGCAGTTTACTGATGCAGTATCTGGTGACAGGGATACATTTTGTAACTCAGAACATGGAGCATTGGTGTTGATCCTCCTGCTGagtttatttctaaatgttgCTCAGACTTGAGGTGTCCCAATCTGCAGCATCCAAAAGGCCTCGGCGAGGTCCAAACAGATATCGTCAGGTACATGAGAGAGACGTATGGTTTAGTGGAGTCTAAGTAACGAGGCCTTTGCTCCTGGTTCATTTACAGCAAAGATATTTTAAATTGAAGTAATGACCAGAGTTCATCAAAATCCATGAATTTAAAGCACTTGGTATTTTATCCATGGATGTTCGTGGGGAATATGATCTCCCTCCAGAAGAATTGTAATTTGAAAGAGCTAAAACTATAGCAGAATATAGAttttataaacatataaatCGTTTAAGATTATTTATACAACATATCTGGTGTATTATGGTAGATTTTAAGGATGTGGGTGAATGTTTGATATGTAAAATTAGGCATTGAgtgtttgctgtttatttatttgaggTCAAGTCTAAAGCTAAAGAGTTTCTCATATTTCTGTAAAAGCAATTAGGTGTTTATTTTCAATTGATTCCGTCCTTAAGACCACAAGTGACTCGAGCTGTAACCTTGCAAGCCGTGTCAGCCCCACATGGCGTGGTTGTACACGTGTACCAGTTTTATCCCAGCTGTTCCAGCAGACCCAGGATGATTAAGAAATAAAGCAGAGACAAAACACTGTAGtagtttgtcttgttttctgtgaGAACGTGTTAAGCAGTGTCTCTCAGTCCTGTTTGGAGCATGCCAGGTGTGGGCCTTCCTTCCTCGCTGCACTCGCTCTGCTTTCCCTCCATCGGCAACTAATCGCAACCTTTTTGCTGAACTTGAAATCAACAGTTGATGAGTCACACCCCTGACTACGGTGTCTAGTTGATGAGCGGCTGTTTAAAGCGTTGATCCTGAGCTTCTCCATAACCTCCATGCTTCTATCGTACGTGTGCCTTTTCATGTGCTCCTCcatgtgtatgagtgtgctTATTCTGACCTGCCGCTCTCGtctgctcctctctttctgtgctgCGCTGATTCTTTGTCTCCTACTGGTTTCCGCTCTGCAAAGCTACAGTCAGTGGGACAGCACTGATCTGCCACTGTGCGAGGCCTACCGCAGACGAGACAGCTGGGCCTCCccaggcagcagctgcagctccacccaGGGGGACCGAGAGGATGCGGAGGGACCTCCCTCACAGGAGACAAACCCCCAACACCACCTCAACGGACACGGGACATCCTCTATAGAGAAACCATGAGCAGAAAGTTGGACACTGATTGGAACGTTGTGCTCAGTTTTGGAGGATTTAGTTTACATCGTGTGAACTGGTGTCTGATTAGTTCTGCTACTGGTTTGTGTTATGGACTAAAACTTAACCTTCACGCACTGAGGATTTCTGTTGTATAAAGTTATTTACAggaaaagagtaaaataaagaCGCTGTACTAAACAAGAAACGCTCATTGAAATCAGAAGAACGACGGCCTGTAGGATGCATCAGAGGTAACAATCCCCTCAGTTCAAATGACTTTCAAAATGAATTGAGAAATTGCAAActtatgtactgtatattcattACTGAAGAATAAAATGCTTACaatgatttttaatgaatttttagTGTACCTCTGCAGCATTTACATACCAGTATaacttttttatattcatatgttGGACTTGGCTTAAATAGAGTTAATGTtcttgtaatgttttatttctgaggTTTTATGTACTTCAAGCACTGGTGACATTAAAGAACAACTCATATCTTgtggtttcatgtttttaatggaATCGGTCTTTGAAAGccctataaaaaaaacaattctatAACTAAAAGATAAGACGGAAACAGAAGTGGACTAAAAAGCAAACGCCTCACAATTCAAAGCAGGAACCCCACTCAGTCCAATATGTCACATGTTATTATTTAATGTGTTCTGTAACACAGTCTTGTCTTCTGTTTTTGATTCCTTGGTCACCAGACAACCCCGAGCCACATGATTTACTCAATGATGTTGAATTCTCCTTCAACATAGAACATTCAAGAAAAgcatacagatacacacagggAGCTATTTACAGTATTAACAACACTGTCTTGGGAGTCCTCTGAACCAGCCTGCTAATTATTCTCATGGCACATCTGGCAGCTTCAGTCTTTTCCAAAGATGGACATCACATCGAGCAATTTATCCTTAAAAGAAACGCAAAAGTAAAAAGCATCCAGCTCCTCAATATCGTCGGTTCATCTTCTTGAACTTCTCATAGTGGTAATCATCTGTGGCCTTCTCGTTGTTCGGACGTTTGCGGTAGTTGGGTGGCGATGACGCTGTGGAGGAACAGAGGTTGAGCGACTATCATACTTCTTGTATCAACAATGTTTCAGATAAAGTTACAAGGAGAGTTTATGGATACAAGTACAATTTtacctgctcctctgtgtcacTGCGCTTATTTAACAGTATTGTGCGGCCTGGTGGTGCTGAATTGCTGTACTCTAAAGATTAGTGTGTGGCTGTGTACAGTCTCTTACCCTCTGGACCTGGCTTCTCGGTGTCTCCCACACGTAGCGGCCTTGCTTTGGGctcttctctgtgtctgtggtgcCTCTGCGGTGCGTTCACATCCTCATGATAGACTAAGAAAAGACATTTTCGTATTTAACCAACCTTTCACCTCTCATTTGGCCAAATGTTTACAGAGCGACCGAACTTACAGCGGTTGTGTTGGACGTAGTTGACAGCGATATTGGTGGGTACAAAAGATGTCCCGTGGTCTTTCTTCTTGTTCCTTTGTTCCGCCAGAAGCTTGGCTTTTGCCTCCTCTGTGAAGATAATGTTCTTTATCTTTGCActgggagagacagaaacaggccGTCAGTAACAGGGTTGCATCCTTAGCTGCAGGATCATTCTGAGAGACTTCTATACATACTCGATGCCAAGATCCACTTCAGGGATCCCACTCAGCATCTGATTGGACAACATTTCCTCTGTCTTCTTGGCCGAATTCACTCGGATGTTCTCAGGCAGCTCATACAGATGGTCCTCTGCATTCTTCACCTTGACTTTCTGTTCCTCAGCTTCCACCAaccccttcttctttttcagctcTGTCTCAATATATTTCATCCTGTGAGGACAGATTAGTGCAAGAAATGAGGTTTTACAATATTTCTATGAGGCACTTTGAAAACTACTATGTGTGAAGATCCATAATTCCATCCATAAGGTCCTAAATAGTGGGGAAaacaattttgtattttacgCCATTCAAGATGTGCTATAACTATTGCAGGAAATTCACTTACCTTTCAAACTAAAATTACATTAACTAAGCATGTTTTGCATTTGGATACTGCTGTTTAATGTGCAGATGTAATCATGCAAACAAATTAAGAAATGGGTGCTGACTAGTGTGTGCTCTCTGAACTTAAATCAACAAAGTTTGAGTGCCAAAGAAAGTGagatttttctgtatgtgtgtgtgtgtcacaagtGAAAAGAACATACATGTCTGCATCCTCAtctcttctgtttgtttcagcAGAAAAGGAGGTGCCCAGGTTGAGGTCCGTCTCCTCTTCCGTCCTGCATGTGGAACAGAGGTCATCTCGGGTCAAAGCGGTGTCATATTGTAATTACATACTAGTACATACACAACATGTTACTAATAACACTGAATCAAACTATTTAAAGCAGTCACAGATTTGCTTACATGTCCCTGTTCCTGTCTTTGACTTTCTTCATGTCTACAACCCCTCCAGTCTTCAGTTTAAAGGGGTCATTCTGTAAGAAATGTTTATTGAACAAATAGTCAGATAAACACATGTTCTAGTTCATCTAAagacaaattcaaattaaaaaaacatcacttaCATCAATTTCAGCCTCTGGCGGCAATTTCTCTCCTACCAACAGGGCGGTCACGCTAAACAAACAGGGATCAAATAATAATGGTTTATATGTTTCATTATACTTCAGACACTGTACCTTCTGTTGGTGTTCACAGTTTGAGGGACATTTCAAAGTTACATTAACGTTACCTGACTCCGGTCTGTCGTTTCCGCAAACTCTGAAGCTCTTTAGCCTCTTCTACTTTTGATCTAAACGACCAAgaagacacatacacaaaaatgaaacaaaattagctttaaaaaaaatacaaccaaacCCCAAACTCGCTAAGTCCGCTAATAAATATGTAGTTAGCGTGGCTACCTGCTAACTAGGCTACGTTAGCCAACGTATTGTTGTTAGTGCTGTATTTTCAAATAAACTACTTTACCTGACTTCCTCGGTTGTCTCATTCTCCTCCGCGTCTGAAGagtccctcctcctcctaaagTTTTTGCCACGCGGCATTTTCAATGCAGTCTATGTTGTTTCTGAGCTTTCGCGTATTTGTGTCTTTCGACAGCAGATGGTCAGATAAGCTACGTTTGGGTATTAAGGGAAGCTTTTAATGAACGTACAAAATATTGCGTCACTTCCGCATATAGAACAGCGCTCTTCCGTTTGCTTTAGGTAATCACAACAAACATGGCGACTTACAGACAGGTCGGCAGGTTGTTGAACATTTCAGCAAGACTTTTGCGTCCGTAAGTTTACCTGTTTGTCAGCTGTGAGAATGTGGTGTCTTCTCATTTTGCTTTTACAATGCTTGTGTGAATGCACCGACATCTTAAGTACCAGAGCCCGGCTGATGTAAACTGTTAGCtgccagctaacgttagctaagtGACAGAGTGACGCAGACTGATCAAGACTGAACttgtctgttattgttttcactTCTTATTAGATCACAGACTACTATTAAAGTTTTTAACACTGTCAAAAAAAACGCCATACTGTAAAACCATTCTTAAAAAATCAACTAAATAACgtatataaattaaataaaccTCAGTCAAATCAAGAATGCAGTTGTGACTTGTTAGTTAACTACAGCCTCGGCTCGAGGTTAAAAGCTAATTTAGGTCATAAGCAATTTGTATTACCTCTGTTACAAAGGCGTTGCGCACTTAAGTGTTTCATTGCGTGAGTCTTACTCAGCCGGTTCCTCTGAATCTGTTACTGTCACACCCTCAAGTGGGAGGAGATGAAACAGTGTTGAACGGACGCTGCATGCTGTGATTTTCAGCAGATTTAATCTGTttatgaaatgtgatttttgctgCATTAACCAGAGTAAATTGTCTAATTACAATTACGGTACtgaagtacaattttgaggttcTTGCactgtacttgagtatttccattttccatcTATATAATTGTACTTTGCTACATTCATCTGATCATTTTAGTTACTAATTACTTTAGAGATTCAGGTTAATtatacaaaatgtaatcaacaGATACATATGAGTTTATTGATCTGTGTGGGTAAATTCACAAGTTATCCAGtttaaagtaattcaaattGGCTCCAACTTAATCAGCTGCAACATTTAAGTGCATGAATTTGTCAATACATATAATACCAATATATAATAAACATTATTCTAAAATGAGCAGTTTTGCATAATGAGATCTAGTAATAAtgtaagtatattttgatgcttatACTTTTATAGTAATAGTAATTTTATAGTAATAGGAtcattttgaatgcagaacCTTTACCTGTAACAGAgtgtttctacactgtggtgttGCCACAAAGTAAATGATCAGAGTATTTCCTCCACCATTAGTAACCATGTGAATCTCTCTTATGTGTTGTCTCAGTCTTGCTGCCAGTGGATACCATTGCGTGGGATCACACTGGCCTTCACATAATGCAGGAGTTTCGAACAGATGGCCACAAAACCCCCATTGGGTCGTTCCTGGTTTGTATTCCTGCATCATCCTTGGGGCTCTCTAACTTGGAGAAAACACTATACAAAGACTGTTGTCACATTCTCCGTGTTCTGTCTTTTTCCAGGAAGAACCATGTTTGTGCAGACACAGGACACACCAAATCCAAACAGCTTAAAGTTTCTGCCCGGTCGCATAGTTCTCGAATCAGGAACTATGAATTTTGCCGGCCCTCGTGACGCACACTGCTCGCCCTTAGCCAGGTAAATGATTTCTTAAATACAAGCTTACTGAGAGTAAGAAGTCGCCTTCACAGCAGGCATCTTGATATGGCGTTAGGGGAATACCACCGCTTCACatctaaatggaatgcagccatggtgattattattattattattagctaCACTTGCGGT comes from Pempheris klunzingeri isolate RE-2024b chromosome 7, fPemKlu1.hap1, whole genome shotgun sequence and encodes:
- the med22 gene encoding mediator of RNA polymerase II transcription subunit 22, which gives rise to MATQRVLPQSKETLLQNYNKRLKDDIRSILDNFTEIIKTAKIEDETQVSRATQAEQDHYEMHVRAANIVRAGESLMKLVSDLKQFLILNDFPSVNDAISLQNQQLRSLQEECDKKLTSLRDEIAIDLYELEEEYYSSSYSQWDSTDLPLCEAYRRRDSWASPGSSCSSTQGDREDAEGPPSQETNPQHHLNGHGTSSIEKP
- the c7h9orf78 gene encoding splicing factor C9orf78 homolog; amino-acid sequence: MPRGKNFRRRRDSSDAEENETTEEVRSKVEEAKELQSLRKRQTGVSVTALLVGEKLPPEAEIDNDPFKLKTGGVVDMKKVKDRNRDMTEEETDLNLGTSFSAETNRRDEDADMMKYIETELKKKKGLVEAEEQKVKVKNAEDHLYELPENIRVNSAKKTEEMLSNQMLSGIPEVDLGIDAKIKNIIFTEEAKAKLLAEQRNKKKDHGTSFVPTNIAVNYVQHNRFYHEDVNAPQRHHRHREEPKARPLRVGDTEKPGPEASSPPNYRKRPNNEKATDDYHYEKFKKMNRRY